In the Desulfosporosinus acidiphilus SJ4 genome, ACAATTATCAAGATAGCATTTATCCTACGGTTTAAAGTTAATTGAAGAAAAGGGGAGCAAACTTGAAAATTATTGTTGCCGGAGGAGATGGCTTTTGTGGCTGGCCAACCGCACTCTATTTGTCAAACCAAGGACATGACGTTATTATATTGGATAGTTTAATACGCAGGAAATGGGACCAAGAGCTCCATTCAAACTCCTTAACACCTATTGCCAACTTAGATCAACGCATTACCCGCTGGCAAGAGCTAACCGGCAAAAAGATTAAAACTTATATCGGAGACTTAAATCATTATGACTTCTTACGGGAGGTTCTAATTCAGACTAAGCCGGATGCTTTCGTTCATTTTGCTGAACAGCGTTCAGCACCTTATTCAATGATTGATCGCGAGCACGCTGTCTTTACTCAAGTTAATAACGTTGTTGGCACTCTAAACGTCCTCTATGGAATCAAAGAAATTGTTCCAGATTGTCATCTTATCAAACTCGGTTCCATGGGAGAATATGGAACACCAAACATTGACATTGAAGAAGGTTATCTTAACGTTATCCATAATGGTCGTGAAGATACTATACCTTACCCCAAACAGCCTGGGTCTTTCTATCATCTCTCAAAGGTCCACGATAGCCATAATATCATGTTCGCAACCAAAGCTTGGAAGATTCGGGCTACAGATCTTAACCAGGGTGTTGTTTACGGGTTGCATACCAAAGAAACCCTCATGGATCCCATGTTAGTGAACCGCTTAGATTATGATGCTGTATTCGGAACAGTTTTAAATCGTTTTCTGGCCCAAGCTGCTGTCGGACAAAATTTGACGGTCTATGGAAAAGGCGGTCAAACTCGCGGCTTTCTAAATATCATGGATACCATTCGATGTATTGAACTTGCAATTGACAATCCTGCTAAGCACGGTGATTTTCGTGTCTTTAACCAATTTACTGAAGAATTCTCTGTATCAGACCTTGCCAAAAAGGTTCAGGAAGTTGCCCGTGCTAAAGGTTTTGACCCTCATATTACTCATATAGAAAATCCAAGAATCGAAAAAGAAGATCATTATTATCATGCGGCCCATAGCAAATTACAAGATCTTGGTTTAGAGCCACACTTACTTACCTATCAAGTACTATCAGATATCTTTGTATCCGTTCTTGAGCACAAGGATCGCCTACTTAAGGATAACCTATTGCCTAATATCCGTTGGGCCTGAACAGAGGTAGACTATGAAAATCGCTGTTATTACTGAGACTTTTTTACCATCAACAGATGGTGTTGTAACCCGTCTCCGTGCTGCCTTGCATTGGCTCCAACAAAACGGACACGAAGTATTCATCATTGCTCCTGATCTGGGTATTGACGAATTCGAAGGGGCAAAAATTCAAGGAGTTCACGCTCGTACCCTTTTCTTTTATCGGGATCGGAAATTCTCACTGCCCACATCCAAGGTTAAAAAGTATTTGCAAGAATTTCGTCCTGATATCGTTCATGTTGTTAACCCTGTGCTCTTGGGAGCATCCGGCGTTTATTACAGTCGTCGTTTAAGGTTACCACTTGTTGCCTCATATCATACGAATATTGCCAAATACGCCCGATATTACCATTTGCCATTCCTTTCCCCCCTGCTATGGCGATACTTTCGCTGCTTACATAATCAGGCAGATATAAATTTATGCACTTCAGAAGCAATGAGAGATGAATTAACCGACCAAGGATTTAATAATCTTTATGTATGGAAGCGGGGCGTCGCCATCGATAGATTCGGTCCCCAAAATTACGATCAAACCATGAGAGACTATTTAACAGGTGGACAACCTGAACAAACGCTTCTTTTATATGTCGGAAGACTAGCAGCGGAAAAGGAAATTGAAACTATCCGCAATGTCTTGGAATCATCTCCTGAACTTAGTCTGGCTCTTGTCGGTGACGGACCCTATAAAGAAACGTTACAGGACTATTTTAGAGGCACCCGTTGTATTTTCACCGGCTTCTTACATGGTGAGCAGCTAGCGAAGGCCTACGCTTCTGCGGACATTTTCGTTTTTCCTTCCGTCACGGAAACCTTAGGATTAGTTATTCTGGAAGCAATGGCTTCTGGACTCCCTGTTGTTGCTGCACGTTCCGAACCAAGTTCCGAGCAAATCGCTGACGGCATCACAGGATTCCTTTACACACCAAAAGATCCGCAAAGTTTTAAGGAAGCGATATTTAAATTAAAGAAAAAAAGCCTGCACCATAATCTTTCTGAAAATGCTTTTAAGACAGCAAGTAATCTTGGATGGGATGAAGCAGCTAAGCAGCTTCTTGAGTTTTATATACTAGCCTATAACTCCAAATCATAAAACTCGGATATAACTATAACTAGACTGCCCATCCAGAATAATGAGCAGTCTAGCTTATATTAATCGGAGATTATGCGATCACATAAGGATTAAAAAATGACACCTAAAGCGATCAGAATAAGAATGGCAATCGCAATAATTCCTGCTCCTACACAATTTCCGCCACCGCAAGTGCCATAGCCGCCGTAACCACCATAACCGAAACTGCCATAACCGTACATGCCTTCAATCTCCTTTCTTTCGCTAATTTAGAATACAATCCCCATAGCAATTAGTAATAAGATAATTACCACAACGATTCCAATGCCTGCTCCCCAGCCGAAACCTACTCCTCCAGCTGCTCCTCCTCCAAAAGCCATTGTGATTTCCTCCTTTCTTACGGACCTAACCCACTATATGTCAGTTCTCCACATTTTTCCACTCACTATAAATTTTTCCTTAAATCCCCCTTCAAGCCGAATCATTTCCCATATACACAACCCATGAAATAATAGAGTTAATTCTTAATGAATTCTCAACACCATCAAGGACCAATCTCAAAATCTTTTTTGTATTATTATTAAAGGGGTTATCACTTAGATAAAGATTAACAAATTAATAACGACGAATACATAAAAAAAGCTTATGCTCGAGGAAAGTGCTTAACTGAAGGTTACGCTTTCTTAAAACACAAAAAAGTCGCCCTTGCTGTGGGGCGACTTTTTTGTGTCTGGATTATAATATCTTTTTCTTAACTCAATGACTTATTCATACTGTTGTTCTGAGTTACATAAGCTAACCGACCTCTTAGCAGCGCAACATGACGCTCCATATCACTCGACATTTCCTTAAACATTTGTTTCGCCGAATCATCAAGAGTTGAAGCCGAAAAAGTTTCATAAGTACCTAGTGCTGATTGGGCTGCAGCTACCGCTTTTTCCAAATCTGCCTGTACAGTCAATTTTATCCCTCCTAAATGTTTAAAATTAGTATGTACAGACTTTTTAAATTTAAACCGATTTAATCAATCCTCCGTTTCTTTTCATCAAGTGAATTTCAAAGTCCTTGATTATCCGCTAAAATCTCCTCAGCCTCATCAATTGCCTTTACATAAGCCAAGGGTAAATCAGGAATCGTTGTTTTAATTTGCCTGAAAGCCTTAAGATGGGCCTCTAAGGCCAGCTTATCCTGAGGATAGCAAGAATCCACCAATTGATTAAAACGCTCCGCCTCATCGACATGACCATGTTGACTTAAATAATCGTAGAGAAGTAGTGCTAATTTAAAAACATCTCTCTGGGTATTGATAGCATATGTCATTTCGGAAACCTCCTTCATTAAGCAAATCCTCTTCCTTGCCAGAATCTGATTTTAGCTAAATGCTCATTTCTATTTTATTTGTAATCTCTTGATCCCGACTGGGAATATACTTCAATCATGCCAACGCTTTGCCTCCCCTACCATAAGAGCCGAAAGCTGCCAACCCGTTTTAAGGAAAAAGGTTTAGGTGAGGTGTTTTACTTGATTTTCGAGCCTGATAATTTTTAGAATAATAGATATCCAATAACAGTAATTAAAACTATTTTACAATTATTATTATATCATATTAGATCAATTATTCAATGGCTCTTCGCTCTTTAATAACTTTTTTTGCCTTTCTTTTCATATTCTTTTCATATTATTATAACCATCCATGGCTAATACCAGATTATTAGCACTGCAGACTACCCCATTCTTTAGACAAAAAAATTTCAGTTTATTACCTATTTGGGGTAATAAACTGATAAAAAGATAAAAATTATAGACTCCTGTCTAACTTATATAACATAATAGCCGCTGAAAGCGCTAAACGTGTTTGATACTTATCTAGAGAAACTGATAGCAATCTTTCAATACGCTGTTTCCGAAACACCAATGTTTTTCTGTGAATGTATAGTTCGTCAGCAGCTTCTCTGAGCTATGGTTAACCCCAATAAACGAAGCGGCTGAAGCGATTGATCATAGATAATACTACATGAGAATTCAACCCAACGATACGTCCCATTTTTATGAAGAAGACGATACTCCGAAGAATATCTCTCACTTTTTCTGTTCACCGTTTCTTGTATTGCTTTGTCGACTTTCTTTACATCTTCTGGATGAATAAGACGATGCCAATCATCGATAACCTCATGTTCACTGTAGCCCAGAATTGCTTTCCAACGGGAATCGTGGCACCCTGTATTGTTGATCAGATCAACCTCCCAGGTACCGATGTATCATATCCTCCTGCGAGCCTCCGGCTTCATTTGGTAGGTTATTGTTATTGTTATTGCATATTTCCCCAAATTTCGAAGCATCCTGAACTAGTGTCAGACAATGTCTAATATAATCAGTATATTTAAATTCCCTCTTTGCAAGTTGGTCACCGAACCTTTCTAAGTTCCATAACTTTGTAAATTTCGAATTTGAAAAAAAGATCATACCCGTTTCAGCACTGACTGCACAGCATGCTAACGGAATGGCCTGAACTAGAGGCCAAAGAGAATTACGCTCACAAATATGCCTCTTAAGCTTCAATTTAAGAAAACCTCCTTGGTGACCTCCTATTGATTGTTTGCTAATTGTAATAAAGCTTTTAGCACCCGCAAAGTCCACCATGGGTTATACTCCTCCGATTCTTCAAATAATCAGCTCTTGCCCTTTTCGGGTGAATTTGAGGATTTGGCAAGAAGAATCTTTCATTTCAATTTCAAATTCTTCTACAATCTCAGGACTATCCGCAAAGTGCATAGGAATTAAATACTTAGGAGCAAGTTCTTGAATAAAATACTCTGCTCCTGCTTTATAATTCTTCTCCAGTCTTGGATCAACCGGAAAAAAGGCAAAATCGATGATTTCCCCTTTGATTTTCTGAACTTCATCCTTAAAAGCCTTTTCGGCCTTGGCCATTTCTTCCGGCGTATCAACCCAATACCACCAATTTAAGTCTCCGGCATGAAAGAGGTGATTTCCTCCATCTTGAATAAGAAAGGAGACTCCAATGTCTGTTGAGTTATAAGCCTTTACTGTAAGGTTACCCAACGTAAGTTGATCATACGGAGACAGAACATTAAGGTTATTTACTTTTTTAGATATTACAATATCAGAACTTAGTATATAGTGAATATCCGGTCTCACCTTCTGCCATTCTAAAATTAGCGGATTAAAATGGTCAGGATGGTTGTGTGAGGAGAAGACTACAATATTTTTAGGACTTTTCTTTATTACATCCCCAATATCTCCTCGATAATAATCAAGAATATACAAATTATTATCTGTTTCAACTAGAAAACCACTATGAAATAAATATTTAATTTTTATCAGCTCTTTTGCCATTGTTATCACCTCATAATAATTATACAATATTTATAGCGTGTTACTTAATTTGATCTGTAGAAGTAAAGCTATAAACTATGAAGGAAGGTTCTATCTATGAAATTTCGATTTGGCCATAACAATTTTAATGTCTTAGATCTTGAAAAAAGTCTAAAATTTTATAAAGAAGCCTTAGGTCTTGTAGAAGTTAAACGATTCGAACCCACAAGCGGCGAATTTAAACTTGTTTATCTTGGAGATGGAGTAACCCAGCACAGTCTGGAACTTACTTGGTTGAAAGAGCGAACGAAACCCTATGACTTAGGAGAGAACGAATTCCATGTAGCTTTTATGGTTGACGATTTTGAAGCAGCTTATGAACTTCACAAAAAGATGGGCTGCATTTGCTATGAAAATAAGGAAATGGGCATTTATTTCATTAATGACCCCGATAATTACTGGCTGGAAATTCTCCCCAAGGAATAAGGGTTGTTTAATATATCTTAACCAAAAGTGATGACCCAATAACCTCTTAGAATGAGTTCATTCATTCATTCATTCCTAAGGGCATTTTCTTTGAAGAATTTAACCTATGGGAAAGTCATGACCAAGGGGCCGCGCAAAAACTTAACTTGAATACCCAAAAAGAGAGGACCAATAGCTAAAGGCGTTGTCAGAATGTGACAACGCCTTTCTTTAATAATTTCTCAGACCCTTACCTAATACAAATTTAATACTTGTTCCCCTCTCTATCTGATACTCTCAAACAGTTTGTGCAGTTTCTCCATCCCGGCGATCAGTCTGGGGCCTGGTCGACATAGACAGTCGCAGGATATTGGATAAATATGATTCTGGCGAACGGCTGTTATGTTACCCCAATCTTCGGTTATGAATTCCTCCACAGTTCTATGACAAAGGGGATCTTTCGCATCACATCCTTTACATTTGGGAGGCAGCAGTTGCCCTTTATCAACTCCACAAAACAGGATCACTTCCGGATCAAATTCCTCGATTTGGTTCCAGCTCACAGGAACATAAGGATCGTTCGTCTGAAATTCCATCAACTGGGCGCCAGCCAGCCGCAACGCATCATATTGAAACGACTTTACACCCGGGGTTACATAAGGATTTGTGCTCATCAGGCGAAAAACCCTCGGTCTTCGAATTATTGTATCACTGCTAAGTTTATCAACCCGATCCTTTAAAATCCCAATGAGAGGTTGCACTGTCATGTCTTTTTGGCAGATCTGTCCTAGTCTGCTCATAAGTACAAAAATGTCATCAATTTTTAGAGGAATAGCCTCAAGAACGTTGATTTGATTCAATTTGAGTTTGCTTATTAGGTTTCTGTGCAAGGCCCCATCTGCAAGAACAAGGTCAGGTCTAAGCGCGAGAATCTTTGACAGTTGAGGATAGCCAAAGGTACCCACTTTGCCCTTTATTTTTGCCTGATCCGGATAACTGCAGTTTTCTGTAACTCCTATAAGATGAGACTCTAAGCCGAGAAAAAAGAGAATTTCAGTAGCTGAAGGAACCAGGGAT is a window encoding:
- a CDS encoding NAD-dependent epimerase/dehydratase family protein, which encodes MKIIVAGGDGFCGWPTALYLSNQGHDVIILDSLIRRKWDQELHSNSLTPIANLDQRITRWQELTGKKIKTYIGDLNHYDFLREVLIQTKPDAFVHFAEQRSAPYSMIDREHAVFTQVNNVVGTLNVLYGIKEIVPDCHLIKLGSMGEYGTPNIDIEEGYLNVIHNGREDTIPYPKQPGSFYHLSKVHDSHNIMFATKAWKIRATDLNQGVVYGLHTKETLMDPMLVNRLDYDAVFGTVLNRFLAQAAVGQNLTVYGKGGQTRGFLNIMDTIRCIELAIDNPAKHGDFRVFNQFTEEFSVSDLAKKVQEVARAKGFDPHITHIENPRIEKEDHYYHAAHSKLQDLGLEPHLLTYQVLSDIFVSVLEHKDRLLKDNLLPNIRWA
- a CDS encoding glycosyltransferase family 4 protein — its product is MKIAVITETFLPSTDGVVTRLRAALHWLQQNGHEVFIIAPDLGIDEFEGAKIQGVHARTLFFYRDRKFSLPTSKVKKYLQEFRPDIVHVVNPVLLGASGVYYSRRLRLPLVASYHTNIAKYARYYHLPFLSPLLWRYFRCLHNQADINLCTSEAMRDELTDQGFNNLYVWKRGVAIDRFGPQNYDQTMRDYLTGGQPEQTLLLYVGRLAAEKEIETIRNVLESSPELSLALVGDGPYKETLQDYFRGTRCIFTGFLHGEQLAKAYASADIFVFPSVTETLGLVILEAMASGLPVVAARSEPSSEQIADGITGFLYTPKDPQSFKEAIFKLKKKSLHHNLSENAFKTASNLGWDEAAKQLLEFYILAYNSKS
- a CDS encoding DUF1657 domain-containing protein — encoded protein: MTVQADLEKAVAAAQSALGTYETFSASTLDDSAKQMFKEMSSDMERHVALLRGRLAYVTQNNSMNKSLS
- a CDS encoding adenylate cyclase, with the translated sequence MTYAINTQRDVFKLALLLYDYLSQHGHVDEAERFNQLVDSCYPQDKLALEAHLKAFRQIKTTIPDLPLAYVKAIDEAEEILADNQGL
- a CDS encoding PAS domain-containing protein gives rise to the protein MGTWEVDLINNTGCHDSRWKAILGYSEHEVIDDWHRLIHPEDVKKVDKAIQETVNRKSERYSSEYRLLHKNGTYRWVEFSCSIIYDQSLQPLRLLGLTIAQRSC
- a CDS encoding MBL fold metallo-hydrolase, whose translation is MAKELIKIKYLFHSGFLVETDNNLYILDYYRGDIGDVIKKSPKNIVVFSSHNHPDHFNPLILEWQKVRPDIHYILSSDIVISKKVNNLNVLSPYDQLTLGNLTVKAYNSTDIGVSFLIQDGGNHLFHAGDLNWWYWVDTPEEMAKAEKAFKDEVQKIKGEIIDFAFFPVDPRLEKNYKAGAEYFIQELAPKYLIPMHFADSPEIVEEFEIEMKDSSCQILKFTRKGQELII
- a CDS encoding VOC family protein, translated to MKFRFGHNNFNVLDLEKSLKFYKEALGLVEVKRFEPTSGEFKLVYLGDGVTQHSLELTWLKERTKPYDLGENEFHVAFMVDDFEAAYELHKKMGCICYENKEMGIYFINDPDNYWLEILPKE
- a CDS encoding ABC transporter substrate-binding protein, which produces MKNDDFKAIPKIISLVPSATEILFFLGLESHLIGVTENCSYPDQAKIKGKVGTFGYPQLSKILALRPDLVLADGALHRNLISKLKLNQINVLEAIPLKIDDIFVLMSRLGQICQKDMTVQPLIGILKDRVDKLSSDTIIRRPRVFRLMSTNPYVTPGVKSFQYDALRLAGAQLMEFQTNDPYVPVSWNQIEEFDPEVILFCGVDKGQLLPPKCKGCDAKDPLCHRTVEEFITEDWGNITAVRQNHIYPISCDCLCRPGPRLIAGMEKLHKLFESIR